A section of the Bradysia coprophila strain Holo2 chromosome X unlocalized genomic scaffold, BU_Bcop_v1 contig_117, whole genome shotgun sequence genome encodes:
- the LOC119066995 gene encoding exosome complex component RRP45-like gives MMKPALISNCEKNFISDIVSKKQLRLDGRDLNEFRPIKINFGSDWGSVHVSLGETRVLAQVTCEVAQPKSTRPNEGLLFIKVELGPMAAQHFEANRSSDLSVQVNRILERALKDSRCIDLESLCIIAEEKVWNLRVDLNVLNHEGNIIDCASIAALTALAHFKRPDVTTTGDEFIIHTHAEKDPIPIVLHHHPVCISYAIFNNGATAIADPTAMEERVSEANLVFGLNSYRELCGLHFGGITLTSSELLLQCATRGAKRAKLLVDMIKDALQKDETSRSQNQLVGFTECVRMNKITSMKQDRLSIKLKRFKLNEADESNDDERMSEDDEKVTDKVQLLDDTSAVLIPDKWESESDSADSDDGEDFQMAEVLPVVKDEAEEATERSVKKKKTKKKKKKKNNSKGAIFVESSNSEEEETVTLNTSEKSDTTPSRSHIYFK, from the exons ATGATGAAACCGGCCCTGATATCGAATTGTGAAAAGAACTTTATATCGGACATTGTCAGCAAGAAACAG CTACGTCTCGATGGACGggatttaaatgaatttcggccgataaaaataaatttcggttCTGACTGGGGCAGTGTGCATGTGTCGCTGGGTGAAACACGGGTATTGGCACAGGTCACTTGCGAAGTAGCTCAACCCAAATCGACCCGACCGAATGAGGGACTTCTGTTCATTAAGGTGGAACTTGGTCCGATGGCTGCACAACATTTCGAAGCGAATCGGAGCAGTGATTTAAGTGTTCAGGTGAATCGCATCTTAGAGCGTGCCTTAAAGGATTCACGGTGCATTGACTTGGAGTCGTTGTGTATCATTGCCGAAGAGAAGGTGTGGAATTTGCGGGTTGACCTGAACGTTTTGAATCACGAGGGGAATATTATTG ATTGTGCTTCGATTGCTGCCCTAACTGCTCTGGCACATTTTAAACGGCCAGACGTTACAACCACAGGTGACGAATTCATCATTCACACTCACGCCGAAAAAGATCCAATTCCAATCGTCCTTCACCACCATCCAGTCTGCATTTCATACGCAATCTTCAACAACGG TGCAACTGCCATTGCGGATCCGACAGCTATGGAAGAACGGGTGTCCGAAGCAAATTTAGTGTTCGGATTGAACTCGTATCGGGAATTGTGTGGATTACATTTCGGTGGAATAACCCTCACAAGTTCAGAACTACTGTTACAGTGTGCCACTCGTGGTGCCAAGCGAGCCAAACTGTTAGTTGACATGATCAAAGACGCTTTACAAAAGGATGAAACAAGCCG GTCTCAAAATCAGCTGGTTGGTTTCACCGAGTGTGTTCGTATGAATAAAATTACTTCGATGAAGCAGGACCGTTTGAGCATCAAGTTGAAGCGCTTCAAGCTAAACGAAGCCGATGAGAGTAATGACGACGAACGGATGAGTGAGGACGATGAAAAAGTTACAGATAAAG TACAATTATTGGACGATACATCGGCGGTCCTAATACCAGATAAATGGGAGTCGGAAAGTGATTCAGCTGATAGTGATGATGGAGAAGACTTCCAAATGGCCGAGGTGTTGCCGGTGGTGAAAGATGAAGCGGAAGAAGCTACAGAAAGGAGTgtcaaaaagaagaagacgaagaagaagaagaaaaagaagaacaaCTCGAAAGGGGCGATTTTTG TTGAATCAAGTAACAGCGAAGAGGAGGAGACCGTTACACTGAATACATCCGAGAAGAGCGACACTACACCTTCCAGGTCGCACATTTATTTCAagtga